A genome region from Apium graveolens cultivar Ventura unplaced genomic scaffold, ASM990537v1 ctg3854, whole genome shotgun sequence includes the following:
- the LOC141701455 gene encoding agamous-like MADS-box protein AGL62 has product MAKKFSIGRQKIKIAKIERKNHLQVTFSKRRSGLFKKASELCTLCGVEIAIIVFSPAGKVFSFGHPNVEGIIDRFFSRNPPPSNSSTLHLVEAHRSMTVCELNFHLTQIFNELEGERKRGEALDDMRQASQSQFWWESPVEKMGFDELQQLKDCMEALKKNVNNQANSILIENANSNLPPFGFNGHRAFNQFEAKPNQIDPASHVPGYGYGNGYFGLSNFAA; this is encoded by the coding sequence ATGGCCAAAAAGTTCAGCATTGGCCGCCAAAAGATCAAGATTGCGAAAATAGAGCGTAAGAATCACCTGCAAGTTACCTTCTCAAAGCGTCGATCAGGCCTTTTTAAGAAGGCAAGTGAGCTCTGTACACTTTGTGGAGTTGAGATTGCCATTATAGTCTTTTCTCCAGCTGGAAAAGTGTTCTCCTTTGGACATCCTAATGTTGAAGGTATAATTGATAGGTTTTTTAGTCGCAATCCTCCACCTTCAAACTCAAGCACTCTCCATCTCGTTGAAGCTCATCGTAGTATGACTGTTTGCGAGCTGAACTTCCATCTCACACAGATTTTCAATGAACTAGAGGGTGAGAGGAAGAGAGGAGAGGCACTTGATGACATGAGGCAAGCTAGCCAGAGCCAGTTTTGGTGGGAATCTCCAGTCGAAAAGATGGGATTTGATGAGCTTCAACAATTGAAGGACTGCATGGAAGCGTTGAAGAAAAATGTGAACAATCAAGCTAATAGCATCTTGATTGAGAATGCAAATTCTAATTTGCCACCTTTTGGTTTTAATGGACACAGGGCCTTTAATCAGTTTGAAGCTAAGCCTAATCAGATTGATCCTGCTTCTCATGTCCCTGGTTACGGATATGGTAATGGTTATTTTGGTCTGAGCAACTTTGCTGCGTAA